The Carassius gibelio isolate Cgi1373 ecotype wild population from Czech Republic chromosome A24, carGib1.2-hapl.c, whole genome shotgun sequence genome window below encodes:
- the LOC127946029 gene encoding somatomedin-B and thrombospondin type-1 domain-containing protein-like, with protein sequence MMGLFSVEQSAVLVVAALFGTYQFAKGGCSGRCCQGTDFTCVTTDWRMDLVYGTCYCDERCLKTKDCCFDYPTECPAQPCVVSEWSHWSGCAHHCQPSFRVRRRSVERLPQNSGQTCPRLEEQAGCMEYQDRKGQFCTSVQGAAFITTMEYSKGRTHDLYRAPTDAGFCIEFKMESLTPQCMVENRPYTRWMQYLREGYSVCVACRPPAMNNHSWSCQGDGNLAERDELLHWQAVGSPRCRGTWRKVQRLQHCSCPHVHSFIFI encoded by the exons ATGATGGGATTGTTTTCAGTGGAACAGAGTGCCGTTCTGGTGGTGGCCGCTCTTTTTGGGACGTACCAGTTTGCTAAAGGAGGGTGTTCAGGAAGGTGCTGTCAAGGCACAGATTTCACCTGTGTCACTACAGATTGGAGGATGGACCTTGTCTATGGGACATGTTATTGTGATGAGAGGTGTTTAAAGACTAAAGATTGTTGCTTTGACTACCCAACAGAGTGTCCAG CTCAGCCGTGTGTGGTGAGTGAGTGGAGTCACTGGAGCGGGTGCGCTCATCACTGCCAGCCCTCATTCCGGGTCCGGAGACGCAGCGTTGAGAGACTGCCCCAAAATAGTGGACAGACCTGTCCAAGGCTGGAAGAACAGGCCGGATGCATGGAGTATCAGGACCGCAAGGGACAGTTTTGCACTTCTGTGCAAG GAGCAGCATTCATAACAACAATGGAGTACAGCAAAGGCAGAACTCACGATTTGTATAGGGCTCCAACAGATGCAGG TTTCTGTATTGAGTTCAAGATGGAGTCTCTGACACCGCAGTGCATGGTGGAGAACAGACCCTACACACGCTGGATGCAGTACTTGAGGGAAGGCTACAGTGTCTGTGTGGCCTGCCGACCTCCGGCGATGAACAACCACAGTTGGAGTTGCCAAGGAGACGGCAACCTAGCTGAGAG GGATGAGCTTCTACACTGGCAGGCGGTGGGAAGCCCTCGCTGCAGAGGAACATGGAGGAAAGTGCAGAGACTACAGCACTGCTCCTGTCCACACGTGCAcagcttcattttcatttaa